Proteins from a single region of Leptotrichia trevisanii DSM 22070:
- a CDS encoding biotin-dependent carboxyltransferase family protein has protein sequence MGFRVLKGGLLTTVQDIGRTGYQSQGFGTSGVMDVRSFKIANMLIDNPENEAVLEFTMIGPTLEFTSETIIAITGGDFQPLINKKPAPMYTAIYINKGDVLEFQGARTGVRGYIAFSCYLNIAVIMGSRSTNMKCGIGGFKGRNLKEGDYISFRIRRRYLPYFLSRTLNLDEFNQEDEVIRVIMGPQDNLFTKEGKETFLNSEFTITNDFDRMGCRIEGPYIAHKESADIISDGIALGAIQVPAHGKPIILLADRQTTGGYPKIATVATVDLPKLVQRKADHKIRFRAISVKEAQNLLIEEMNEFTQFRKKIHAPCKEVLDVRAVSKRLETLFE, from the coding sequence ATGGGATTTCGTGTATTAAAAGGCGGACTTTTGACAACTGTTCAGGATATTGGGAGAACAGGGTATCAAAGTCAAGGTTTCGGAACATCTGGAGTTATGGATGTACGTTCCTTTAAAATTGCAAATATGCTTATTGACAATCCTGAAAACGAGGCTGTACTTGAATTTACAATGATTGGGCCGACACTTGAATTTACGAGTGAAACAATAATTGCAATAACAGGTGGTGATTTTCAGCCATTAATTAATAAAAAGCCTGCTCCAATGTATACAGCGATTTATATTAATAAAGGGGATGTGCTGGAATTTCAAGGGGCTAGAACAGGAGTACGAGGCTACATAGCTTTTTCATGCTACTTAAATATTGCTGTAATAATGGGAAGCCGTTCTACAAATATGAAATGTGGAATTGGCGGTTTTAAAGGACGTAATTTGAAAGAGGGAGATTATATTTCCTTTAGGATAAGACGCCGATACCTGCCATATTTTTTATCAAGAACACTTAACTTGGACGAATTTAATCAGGAAGATGAAGTAATCCGTGTGATAATGGGGCCGCAAGATAATCTATTCACAAAAGAAGGGAAGGAAACATTTTTAAACAGCGAATTTACAATCACAAATGACTTTGACAGAATGGGATGTCGGATAGAAGGGCCGTATATTGCTCATAAGGAGTCAGCTGATATAATATCAGATGGAATAGCATTGGGAGCGATACAGGTTCCTGCACACGGAAAGCCGATTATTTTACTGGCAGATAGGCAGACAACAGGCGGGTATCCAAAAATAGCGACAGTCGCAACGGTGGATTTGCCAAAGTTAGTACAAAGAAAGGCGGATCACAAAATCCGTTTCAGGGCAATCAGTGTTAAAGAAGCACAAAATCTTCTAATCGAAGAAATGAATGAATTTACTCAGTTTAGAAAAAAAATTCATGCACCTTGCAAGGAAGTGCTGGATGTAAGAGCTGTGTCCAAAAGGCTTGAGACGTTATTTGAGTAA
- the accB gene encoding acetyl-CoA carboxylase biotin carboxyl carrier protein, whose protein sequence is MDLEQIEKLVEIIEKSTLKEITVEEGNLKINLKRENNAEIQNVPKNIERKTEIVEESDEESFITSPIVGTFYSAASPETPAFVRVGDTVKKGQPVCIVEAMKLMNEINCDFDCEIEAVLVSNEQKVEYGQPLFRVKKI, encoded by the coding sequence ATGGATTTAGAACAAATTGAAAAATTAGTAGAAATTATAGAAAAATCAACGCTTAAAGAAATTACAGTAGAAGAAGGTAATTTAAAAATCAATTTAAAGCGTGAAAATAATGCAGAAATTCAGAATGTTCCCAAAAATATAGAAAGAAAGACAGAAATTGTGGAAGAATCAGATGAAGAAAGTTTTATCACTTCACCAATTGTAGGAACTTTCTATTCAGCAGCTTCTCCAGAAACTCCTGCATTCGTGCGTGTAGGCGACACGGTGAAAAAAGGGCAGCCAGTCTGTATCGTAGAAGCAATGAAACTGATGAACGAAATAAACTGCGACTTTGACTGTGAAATAGAGGCTGTATTAGTAAGTAATGAGCAAAAAGTGGAATACGGGCAGCCACTGTTCAGAGTGAAAAAAATATAA